One genomic region from Blastococcus sp. Marseille-P5729 encodes:
- the ligD gene encoding non-homologous end-joining DNA ligase translates to MARADMPAATVIDGRSLRLTSLDKVMYPQTGTTKREVLSYYAAVAPYFIAHASMRPATRKRFVDGVGEVGRPGKVFFEKNLGSGVPSWLQRRGIKHSDRVVTYPLINEPAALVWCAQMGALELHVPQWRFEDLSDEVLSEREERRPDRLVLDLDPGEGAGLDACVEVAQLCKAILDDIGLETVPVTSGSKGIHLYARLDGSQTSEQASKLAHTLARALEADHPKLIVSDMKKSLRGGKVLLDWSQNNSAKTTVAPYSLRGTPTPRVACPRQWNEIEPGLAQLEMYEVIERLQTAGDPMSSVGQEPEAPTRAEQPPRRGATERARERAAAGGTRARVQAGEPAEAEQTPVAETARTPGSPGSTLTYRPMHATMGTIAQVRGDGWAYEVKWDGYRAIVTVRDGEVRLTSRNGIDLTKTYPELQELADCVASDCVLDGEIVVIGPGGVPSFELLQDRPGSRTIRTQLMLFDVLEIDGEQLLAAPYRDRRAALEELVRDATHVHVPPPLPGDADAALQQSSDLRLEGIIAKRVDSPYTPGIKSVRWVKLKHVQTQEAVIVGWSPGSGNRAGTIGSLLLAVPENGRLTYIGKVGSGFTDRQLTEALRRLQKIERRSPQVESVPAADARGARWVSPVYVGEVAYAEWTSTGRLRQPVWKGWRPDKKPAQVRREV, encoded by the coding sequence ATGGCCCGCGCCGACATGCCCGCAGCAACCGTCATCGACGGGCGCTCGCTCCGGCTGACCAGCCTTGACAAGGTCATGTACCCGCAGACCGGTACGACCAAGCGCGAGGTGCTGTCCTACTACGCGGCGGTGGCGCCCTACTTCATTGCGCATGCATCGATGCGGCCGGCGACCCGCAAGCGCTTCGTGGACGGCGTGGGGGAGGTCGGCCGGCCCGGCAAGGTGTTCTTCGAGAAGAACCTCGGGTCCGGAGTCCCGTCCTGGCTCCAACGGCGCGGCATCAAGCACTCCGATCGCGTGGTGACCTATCCCCTGATCAACGAGCCCGCCGCCCTCGTGTGGTGCGCGCAGATGGGCGCGCTCGAGCTGCACGTTCCGCAGTGGCGCTTCGAGGATCTCAGCGACGAGGTCCTCAGCGAGCGCGAGGAGCGTCGTCCGGACCGGTTGGTGCTCGATCTCGATCCAGGGGAGGGAGCCGGGCTCGATGCCTGCGTCGAGGTGGCGCAACTGTGCAAGGCGATCCTCGACGACATCGGGCTCGAGACGGTGCCGGTCACCTCGGGGAGCAAGGGCATCCATCTGTACGCGCGGCTCGACGGAAGCCAGACCTCCGAGCAGGCCTCCAAGCTCGCCCACACCCTCGCCCGTGCGCTCGAGGCCGACCATCCGAAGCTGATCGTCAGCGACATGAAGAAGTCGCTGCGCGGCGGCAAGGTCCTGCTGGACTGGTCGCAGAACAACAGCGCGAAGACGACCGTCGCGCCCTACTCGCTACGCGGCACGCCCACTCCGCGGGTGGCCTGTCCCAGGCAGTGGAACGAGATCGAGCCGGGCCTCGCGCAGCTGGAGATGTACGAGGTCATCGAGCGGCTGCAGACCGCCGGCGACCCCATGTCGTCGGTGGGTCAGGAACCAGAGGCACCGACACGTGCCGAGCAGCCACCGCGCAGGGGAGCGACCGAGAGGGCGAGGGAGCGTGCTGCGGCGGGCGGGACACGAGCCCGAGTCCAAGCGGGCGAGCCCGCCGAGGCAGAGCAGACACCGGTAGCCGAGACTGCTCGCACCCCCGGATCGCCCGGCAGTACGCTGACCTACCGCCCGATGCACGCGACGATGGGAACGATCGCACAGGTCCGCGGGGACGGCTGGGCGTACGAGGTGAAGTGGGACGGCTACCGGGCGATCGTCACGGTGCGCGACGGCGAGGTGCGGCTGACCAGCCGCAACGGCATCGACCTGACCAAGACCTACCCCGAGCTGCAGGAGCTCGCCGACTGCGTGGCCTCGGACTGCGTGCTGGACGGCGAGATCGTCGTGATCGGCCCGGGCGGCGTCCCGAGCTTCGAACTGCTGCAGGACCGCCCGGGCTCGCGCACCATCCGCACCCAGCTGATGCTCTTCGACGTCCTCGAGATCGACGGCGAGCAGCTGCTGGCCGCGCCGTACCGCGACCGCCGCGCCGCGTTGGAAGAGCTCGTCAGGGACGCGACCCACGTCCACGTGCCGCCGCCGCTGCCCGGTGACGCCGATGCCGCGCTGCAGCAGAGCAGCGATCTGAGGCTCGAGGGGATCATCGCCAAGCGTGTCGACAGCCCTTACACGCCCGGCATCAAGTCGGTGAGGTGGGTGAAGCTCAAGCACGTGCAGACCCAGGAGGCGGTCATCGTCGGGTGGAGCCCGGGATCTGGCAATCGGGCCGGCACCATCGGTTCGCTGCTGCTCGCGGTGCCGGAGAACGGCAGGCTCACCTACATAGGCAAGGTCGGCAGCGGGTTCACCGATCGCCAGCTGACCGAGGCGCTGCGCCGGCTGCAGAAGATCGAGCGGCGTTCGCCGCAGGTCGAGTCGGTGCCCGCGGCGGATGCCCGCGGCGCTCGATGGGTCAGCCCGGTGTACGTCGGCGAGGTGGCCTACGCGGAGTGGACCTCCACCGGCCGGCTACGGCAGCCGGTGTGGAAGGGCTGGCGCCCGGACAAGAAGCCCGCGCAGGTTCGGCGAGAGGTCTAG
- a CDS encoding Ku protein codes for MRSIWKGAIAFGLVNVPVKLYSATESHDAPLHQVHDEDGGRIRYQRRCEKCNEIVEYAHIAKAYVDGDQTIMLTDEDLSVLPAEKSHEIEVVEFVPRQQVPLEMYSSTYYLEPDSKSAKAYVLLRQALEKTDRLAIVKFAMRQRTRLAALRVKDDVLVMQSLLWPDEVRDAEFDSLSEEVKVSDAELKMAAQLVESLATDFEPEKFTDEYQDQLHQLIEAKIEQGDTLDTEATFGEQASAEEGEVIDLMEALRRSIETKRGSAASSDDSQDDATDEPADADHDQSADDETAEDEPADDKPRKRTVKKSPAKKAARKAPAKKATRKAPAKKKAAS; via the coding sequence ATGAGGTCGATCTGGAAGGGCGCGATCGCGTTCGGTCTGGTGAACGTGCCGGTGAAGCTGTATTCCGCCACCGAGAGCCACGACGCGCCGCTGCACCAGGTGCACGACGAGGACGGCGGCCGCATCCGCTACCAGCGCCGCTGCGAGAAGTGCAACGAGATCGTCGAGTACGCGCACATCGCGAAAGCGTACGTCGACGGTGACCAGACCATCATGCTGACCGACGAGGACCTGTCGGTGCTGCCGGCCGAGAAGAGCCACGAGATCGAGGTGGTCGAGTTCGTGCCTCGTCAGCAGGTGCCGCTGGAGATGTACAGCTCGACGTACTACCTCGAGCCCGACTCCAAGTCGGCGAAGGCCTACGTCCTGCTGCGCCAGGCGTTGGAGAAGACCGACCGGCTGGCGATCGTGAAGTTCGCGATGCGCCAGCGGACCCGGCTCGCGGCGCTCCGGGTGAAGGACGACGTCCTGGTGATGCAGTCACTGCTATGGCCTGACGAGGTCCGCGACGCCGAGTTCGACTCACTCAGCGAGGAGGTCAAGGTCAGCGACGCCGAGCTGAAGATGGCCGCCCAGCTGGTCGAGTCGCTCGCCACCGACTTCGAGCCGGAGAAGTTCACCGACGAGTACCAGGACCAGCTGCATCAGCTCATCGAGGCCAAGATCGAGCAGGGCGACACGCTCGACACCGAGGCGACCTTCGGCGAGCAGGCCTCGGCCGAGGAGGGCGAGGTCATCGATCTGATGGAGGCGCTGCGCCGCTCGATCGAGACCAAGCGGGGCTCGGCGGCCTCGTCCGACGATTCGCAGGACGACGCGACGGACGAGCCTGCCGACGCCGACCACGACCAGTCCGCGGACGACGAGACCGCCGAGGACGAGCCGGCGGACGACAAGCCGCGTAAGCGGACGGTCAAGAAGAGCCCGGCCAAGAAGGCGGCGAGGAAGGCACCCGCGAAGAAGGCGACCAGGAAGGCGCCCGCCAAGAAGAAGGCCGCCTCCTAG
- a CDS encoding ubiquinol-cytochrome c reductase iron-sulfur subunit, with product MSGPHDPEVARLGATTRRSFMAGTTAVAATAALTACTSQGGGPKRSELSSGERIGRLDQVRVGGGRIYPEAGMVITQPTEGEYVALSAICSHQQCTLREVSNEKIFCGCHGSEFDLQGKVLKGPAETDLDTRAIEIEGDYFVVA from the coding sequence ATGTCCGGCCCGCACGATCCCGAGGTCGCCCGACTCGGCGCGACCACCCGCCGCTCCTTCATGGCCGGCACCACCGCCGTTGCCGCCACCGCGGCGCTAACGGCGTGCACCTCGCAGGGCGGTGGACCGAAGCGGTCCGAGCTCAGCTCCGGGGAGCGGATCGGCCGGCTGGATCAGGTGCGGGTCGGCGGCGGTCGGATCTACCCCGAGGCAGGCATGGTCATCACCCAGCCGACCGAGGGTGAGTATGTCGCGCTGTCCGCGATCTGCAGTCACCAGCAGTGCACGCTGCGCGAGGTCAGCAACGAGAAGATCTTCTGTGGCTGTCACGGCTCGGAGTTCGACCTTCAAGGCAAGGTGCTCAAAGGCCCGGCCGAGACCGACCTCGACACCCGAGCCATCGAGATCGAGGGTGACTACTTCGTCGTAGCATGA
- a CDS encoding helix-turn-helix transcriptional regulator, which produces MLPHSNAQGLGDALRITRLLVRHREMPVEVVAKRAALAPDRVVTVVSELVAAGLATVVTVSGDRLVRAGHGLVGQPATRTADDHPSRAPAVGVLTQPLADSRVAAERCCALIESATSEVLVLLATTPLAACHQRAVCSAANTALSRGVRVVLVIDQEHRDEELMTSARRLADRGADIGLASSKMEQTVVIADEMRAVVETWTDEESARARAIGDRVLCRVLASYANGVIERMAELGVSNYDRPTPLERQVALLLAQGLTDMAAAKHVGVTDRTFRRHVRSLLGRLGAQSRFEAGAKAVLRGWL; this is translated from the coding sequence GTGTTGCCCCATTCGAACGCCCAGGGCCTGGGCGACGCATTGCGCATCACTCGGCTGCTGGTGCGACATCGGGAGATGCCGGTCGAGGTGGTCGCCAAGCGCGCAGCGTTGGCGCCGGACCGCGTCGTCACGGTCGTGAGCGAGCTGGTGGCTGCCGGTCTCGCAACGGTCGTGACGGTGTCCGGTGACCGCTTGGTGCGGGCAGGACACGGCCTGGTCGGACAGCCTGCCACCCGCACGGCCGATGACCACCCGAGCCGGGCTCCCGCGGTGGGCGTCTTGACCCAGCCACTGGCTGACAGCCGGGTTGCGGCCGAACGGTGCTGCGCGCTCATCGAATCGGCGACGAGCGAGGTGCTGGTGCTGCTGGCGACGACGCCGCTCGCAGCGTGCCATCAGAGAGCCGTCTGCTCGGCGGCGAACACGGCGCTGAGCCGCGGCGTGCGCGTGGTGCTGGTCATCGACCAGGAGCACCGCGACGAGGAGTTGATGACCAGTGCTCGTCGGCTCGCTGATCGCGGGGCCGACATCGGACTGGCGAGCTCGAAGATGGAGCAGACCGTCGTCATCGCTGACGAGATGAGGGCGGTCGTCGAGACGTGGACCGACGAGGAGTCCGCACGTGCGAGAGCCATCGGTGATCGCGTGCTGTGTCGCGTGCTCGCGTCCTACGCCAACGGGGTGATCGAGCGGATGGCCGAGCTCGGCGTCTCGAATTATGACCGGCCCACCCCGCTCGAACGTCAGGTCGCGTTGCTGCTCGCGCAGGGGCTCACCGACATGGCTGCCGCGAAGCACGTGGGCGTGACCGACCGGACTTTCCGGCGCCACGTGCGAAGCCTGCTGGGCCGACTGGGAGCGCAGAGCCGGTTCGAGGCCGGGGCCAAGGCCGTGCTGCGCGGCTGGCTCTAA
- a CDS encoding NAD(P)/FAD-dependent oxidoreductase: MTATEPRSTTAHHDMVIVGAGLSGVGAAYRLQQQHPERSYTILEARDAIGGTWDLFRYPGVRSDSDMYTLGYPFKPWTSAQMIGSGAEIREYIEQTARENGIDRHIQFGTKVERAEWSSDDQRWTLTVTHQGQQHHVTTSFLYLCSGYYSYDQPYDAQLPGIDAFRGTVVHPQFWPEDLDYRGKKVVVVGSGATAVTVVPAMADGGAAHVTMLQRTPTYLTVLPSEDPIARIVGKRLPPKVADKINRAKSIAGNSLLYQMSRRRPQKVRQLLRGILEKSGVDAKTLDEHFTPSYEPWDQRLCLVPDGDFFRGMKEGKVDVVTDLIDTFVPEGIRLRSGKTLQADIVVTATGLALEIAGGIELSVDGERVDPATRWLYRGLMLSGVPNAAICFGYINASWTLRADLSSKYVCRLLQHMDQHGYGVAMPVAQPDIEQRPMIDLSSGYVSRSAHLLPRAGATGPWRVRNNYALDRATMSVADLTRQMQFTARRHAKAPTPA; this comes from the coding sequence TCGAGGCACGCGATGCCATCGGCGGCACGTGGGATCTGTTCCGCTACCCAGGGGTCCGGTCGGACTCCGACATGTACACCCTCGGGTATCCCTTCAAGCCGTGGACCAGCGCCCAGATGATCGGGTCTGGCGCAGAGATCCGCGAGTACATCGAGCAGACCGCGCGCGAGAACGGGATCGACCGGCACATCCAGTTCGGCACCAAGGTCGAGCGCGCCGAGTGGTCCAGTGACGACCAACGCTGGACGCTCACCGTCACCCACCAGGGCCAGCAGCATCACGTCACCACGAGCTTCCTCTACCTCTGCTCGGGCTACTACTCCTACGACCAGCCGTACGACGCCCAGCTTCCCGGCATCGATGCCTTCCGGGGCACCGTCGTCCACCCGCAGTTCTGGCCCGAGGACCTCGACTACCGCGGCAAGAAGGTCGTCGTGGTGGGCTCAGGAGCCACCGCCGTCACCGTCGTGCCCGCGATGGCCGACGGCGGCGCGGCCCATGTCACGATGCTGCAGCGCACCCCGACGTATCTGACCGTGCTGCCGAGCGAGGACCCGATCGCCAGGATCGTCGGCAAGCGGCTGCCGCCGAAGGTGGCCGACAAGATCAACCGGGCCAAGAGCATCGCCGGCAACTCGCTGCTCTATCAGATGAGCCGGCGGCGGCCGCAGAAGGTCCGTCAGCTGCTCCGGGGCATCCTCGAGAAGTCCGGCGTCGACGCGAAGACCCTCGACGAGCACTTCACGCCGTCATACGAGCCCTGGGACCAGCGGCTGTGCCTGGTGCCGGACGGCGACTTCTTCCGCGGCATGAAGGAAGGCAAGGTCGACGTGGTCACGGACCTCATCGACACCTTTGTGCCCGAGGGCATCCGGCTGCGCTCGGGCAAGACACTCCAGGCCGACATCGTCGTGACCGCCACCGGTCTCGCCCTCGAGATCGCCGGCGGGATCGAGCTGTCGGTGGACGGCGAGCGGGTGGATCCCGCTACCCGCTGGCTCTACCGGGGGCTGATGCTATCGGGGGTGCCGAACGCCGCGATCTGCTTCGGCTACATCAACGCCTCGTGGACGCTGCGGGCCGACCTGTCCAGCAAGTACGTCTGCCGGCTGCTGCAGCACATGGACCAGCACGGATACGGCGTCGCCATGCCCGTCGCGCAGCCCGACATCGAGCAGCGACCGATGATCGACCTGAGCAGCGGTTACGTCAGCCGGAGCGCTCACCTGCTACCGCGGGCCGGCGCTACCGGGCCGTGGCGAGTCCGCAACAACTACGCCCTGGACCGCGCCACGATGAGCGTCGCCGACCTCACCCGGCAGATGCAGTTCACCGCGCGACGGCACGCCAAGGCGCCCACCCCCGCCTGA
- a CDS encoding alpha/beta fold hydrolase, whose protein sequence is MRSEFVTGISGLAKRLTSTPATTRESAITRMERGGALTHLMSSLEHLANGKERQAGGVNNWEITRDNSLVTSAAGRRFLDFIARPEATAAVHVARIAAAAAVLAPRSSPSLRTAANGALAASSVVMHPRHHYGTDGSDQVSFLASAAAFVARSAGKRTAVTDHVLWAVALQATLSYAVSGWAKLAGRSWREGTALSGVTRTMTYGDRRFWELTQRFPRLARLLGVSVLALECTFPLAYAARGRLANGYIAGTTAFHLGVGQVMGLGRFVPSFMSMHGPVQYTARPSSDTEVEGRRDDSLLRTSALVGAGLIALAVQTRQANRRRALAGRGDERQLELRDGNRITYRVTGTADESTPVFVLENAMLSTTEHWEWFVRALGDHGTVVTYNRPGYAGSTARRGTAIVVDDLVGGLTEVVEHVAAHRPVVLVGHSLGGYIALRAVDRLDRAPLAVCLVDSTHSEELKRSPRQDLGAKSVSDGLSLITPTLAAGAGLLLEVPAWVRSMPREAQASMLAQYRDARMWRAAKREWHAILRDFRNPPRLPRSDVPILSLSAERTVVEDEAQGAMHRELADLSSAGRHVVVRGADHDSIVTERHTAEAAVSEILEFVEVASSAHSDRAHEEVA, encoded by the coding sequence ATGCGCAGCGAGTTCGTGACAGGGATCAGCGGTCTGGCCAAGCGGCTGACCTCGACGCCTGCGACCACCCGCGAGTCCGCAATCACGCGCATGGAGCGTGGTGGTGCGCTCACGCACCTCATGTCCAGCCTGGAGCACCTGGCCAACGGCAAGGAACGGCAAGCGGGCGGCGTCAACAACTGGGAGATCACCCGCGACAACTCCCTAGTCACCAGCGCCGCAGGACGACGATTCCTCGACTTCATCGCGCGTCCGGAAGCAACCGCCGCAGTCCACGTTGCTCGAATCGCAGCGGCCGCTGCGGTATTGGCGCCCCGCTCGTCGCCGTCCTTGAGAACCGCCGCGAACGGCGCCCTGGCAGCATCGTCGGTCGTCATGCATCCGCGTCACCATTACGGTACCGACGGGTCGGATCAGGTCAGCTTCCTGGCGAGCGCAGCAGCCTTCGTCGCCCGCTCGGCCGGCAAACGTACGGCGGTCACCGACCATGTCCTCTGGGCCGTCGCGCTGCAAGCGACGCTCTCCTATGCGGTATCCGGGTGGGCCAAGCTCGCTGGTCGCTCCTGGCGTGAGGGGACCGCGTTGTCGGGCGTCACTCGCACCATGACGTACGGAGACCGGCGGTTCTGGGAGCTCACCCAGCGGTTCCCGCGGCTGGCGAGGCTTCTCGGTGTCTCCGTCCTGGCGCTCGAGTGCACCTTCCCGCTCGCGTACGCCGCGCGGGGTCGTCTCGCCAACGGCTACATCGCCGGCACGACGGCATTCCACCTGGGCGTCGGCCAGGTGATGGGCCTCGGCCGGTTCGTCCCGTCGTTCATGTCGATGCACGGGCCGGTCCAGTACACCGCCCGCCCCTCCAGCGACACCGAGGTTGAAGGGCGACGTGACGATTCACTCCTTCGCACCAGCGCCCTCGTCGGAGCCGGGTTGATCGCACTCGCCGTGCAGACGCGACAGGCAAACAGGCGTCGGGCGCTCGCCGGACGCGGCGACGAACGTCAGCTCGAGTTGCGCGACGGCAACCGGATCACCTACCGAGTCACCGGCACGGCCGACGAGAGCACGCCGGTCTTCGTGCTGGAGAACGCAATGCTCTCCACGACCGAGCACTGGGAATGGTTCGTACGCGCGCTCGGCGACCACGGAACGGTGGTTACTTACAACCGACCGGGGTACGCCGGCAGCACGGCGCGACGCGGCACCGCGATCGTCGTCGACGATCTGGTCGGCGGCCTCACCGAGGTCGTCGAGCACGTGGCCGCGCACCGTCCCGTCGTCCTCGTCGGACACTCGCTGGGCGGTTACATCGCGCTCCGCGCGGTGGACCGTCTCGATCGCGCACCCCTTGCCGTCTGCCTGGTCGACTCGACCCACTCGGAGGAGCTCAAGCGCTCTCCGCGTCAGGACCTGGGTGCCAAGAGCGTCTCCGACGGGCTCTCGCTCATCACCCCGACACTCGCGGCCGGAGCGGGCTTGCTCCTCGAGGTTCCGGCGTGGGTGCGGTCGATGCCGCGCGAGGCGCAGGCGTCGATGCTCGCGCAGTACCGCGATGCCCGGATGTGGCGTGCGGCCAAGCGTGAGTGGCACGCGATACTGCGGGACTTCCGCAATCCTCCCCGCCTGCCGAGATCGGACGTGCCCATCCTCTCCCTCAGCGCCGAGCGAACCGTCGTCGAGGACGAAGCCCAGGGCGCCATGCATCGCGAACTCGCCGACCTCAGCAGCGCCGGGCGCCACGTCGTCGTCCGCGGCGCAGATCACGACTCGATCGTGACCGAGCGCCACACAGCCGAGGCCGCCGTATCGGAGATCCTCGAGTTCGTCGAGGTGGCCTCCTCCGCTCATTCCGACCGCGCCCATGAGGAGGTGGCGTAG
- a CDS encoding class I SAM-dependent methyltransferase, translating into MSEITTLPDQARTYGAGYAAIYDDVFADGPDTERAVVAIRALLAGAAPDPAVVELGVGTGRIAIPLAEHGIDVIGLDSSPELLAVAAGKRRPHATNPTLIEADIREPQDLPSVDLVLCLCATFSMLLSPREQAATLRNAVAMLRPGGMLLIETHDPTHVRALHRTGVHRQLLEVGGGTIELTSRLLPGGDHWELTTAMAGDAVQPPVTEISRLVSPGELGKLATEAGLRHRFTWSSWAGDHYSRSSPMYIAGFVLDPASWSDSTANRKR; encoded by the coding sequence ATGAGTGAGATCACCACCTTGCCCGACCAGGCACGCACCTACGGGGCCGGATACGCGGCGATCTACGACGATGTCTTCGCCGATGGACCGGACACCGAGCGCGCCGTCGTCGCAATTCGGGCACTGCTCGCCGGTGCGGCGCCGGACCCGGCCGTCGTCGAGCTCGGAGTAGGGACCGGGCGAATAGCGATCCCGCTCGCGGAGCACGGAATCGATGTGATCGGGCTGGACAGCTCGCCGGAGCTCCTGGCGGTCGCCGCCGGCAAGCGGCGCCCCCATGCCACCAACCCCACGCTCATCGAGGCGGACATCCGCGAACCCCAGGATCTCCCGAGCGTCGACCTGGTGCTGTGCCTCTGCGCGACCTTCTCGATGCTACTGAGTCCACGCGAACAAGCCGCGACGCTGCGAAACGCCGTCGCCATGCTCCGCCCGGGCGGGATGCTCCTGATCGAGACTCACGATCCGACCCACGTGCGCGCACTCCACCGGACGGGCGTGCACCGACAGCTTCTCGAGGTGGGAGGCGGCACGATCGAGCTCACCTCGCGGCTGCTGCCCGGCGGGGACCACTGGGAGCTGACGACAGCGATGGCCGGAGACGCCGTGCAGCCGCCGGTCACTGAGATCTCCCGACTCGTCTCCCCCGGCGAGTTGGGAAAGCTGGCCACCGAAGCCGGGCTCCGCCACCGGTTCACGTGGTCGAGCTGGGCAGGCGACCACTACTCGCGGTCGTCCCCGATGTACATCGCGGGATTCGTCTTGGATCCCGCGAGCTGGTCCGATTCAACCGCCAACAGAAAGAGATAG
- a CDS encoding ABC transporter ATP-binding protein, with protein MSETTLRPSAPPPDDWDPLLSNDDTLRDSSGRLFAASASDPESEAPPTSRDEVDEQPHTAVTAHPQPHPQPKPRPRPQPQPQPQVTDAAAYPAPQTRGRLGTVGTPTGQTAPDEPHSPTAASSPPPEPTATAASTAPDSSGGSSGSRAAPESADAPAATPPKGEESSRRPATKAEQDEDDLARRTRKAAQQPDTLRAAFRAISLHLKPLRVAMAFGLLLLVISAAVGLAQPLAVRFVLDKLAASEPLGTAVLILVGLVVASALCQGSGTFLMQRAAEDVVLSTRKRLIRKLLSVAVPEMRKAEPGDLMARVTSDTALIRQIALSSLVQLVTGTVMVVGAIVLMILLDWVLFLVTFGVVLVVGLLMGIIMPRIRRSSQQTQKNVGKMGSELERVLGAYTTVKASAAEDEERERLVDRMVKAHDSGIRTALWSSLAALTSTLAIQASFLAVLGFGGYRASTGAMEVPTLIAFLLYAMQLSAPVLQLTQAVSVFQSGRAALERIAEVDSFESEMDADPGEAPGTAANLGAVDWDPAAQFEQVTFSYPNAEAPALSDFTLTIPERGLTAIVGPSGSGKSSVLRLVEGFYPLDHGRVRVGGRDVVEWDLDELRNAVAYVEQESPTPAADVAGNLTYGLDDVDEQHAQEVLERVGLRERFAETKDQTLGHRGATLSGGERQRLALARALLRRPRLLLLDEATSALDAANEAMIRDLVNDVAREISVVVVAHRLSTIRDAGQIIVVENGKIRAHGTHEQLLAVDVLYASLVSAQDTLGENS; from the coding sequence ATGTCCGAGACCACGCTGCGTCCATCCGCCCCGCCACCCGATGACTGGGACCCGCTGCTGTCCAACGACGACACTTTGCGGGACTCCTCCGGCAGGCTCTTCGCGGCGTCGGCGAGCGATCCGGAGTCCGAGGCCCCTCCGACGAGCCGGGACGAGGTCGACGAACAACCGCACACGGCGGTCACGGCACACCCGCAACCGCACCCGCAGCCGAAGCCGCGGCCGCGGCCGCAGCCGCAGCCGCAGCCGCAAGTTACCGATGCTGCGGCGTACCCCGCGCCGCAGACACGTGGGCGGCTGGGAACAGTTGGCACACCGACCGGCCAGACAGCGCCTGACGAGCCCCACTCCCCGACCGCGGCTTCCTCTCCTCCGCCTGAGCCCACCGCGACAGCGGCATCGACCGCACCAGATAGTTCGGGTGGATCATCGGGCTCGCGGGCCGCACCGGAGTCGGCGGACGCGCCCGCGGCGACTCCTCCGAAGGGCGAGGAGTCGAGTCGGCGTCCGGCGACCAAGGCCGAGCAGGACGAGGACGACCTCGCCCGGCGTACGCGCAAAGCCGCTCAGCAGCCGGACACGCTGCGCGCCGCCTTCCGCGCGATCTCGCTGCACCTCAAACCGCTGCGCGTCGCGATGGCCTTCGGCCTGTTACTGCTCGTCATCTCGGCCGCCGTGGGGTTGGCGCAGCCGCTCGCCGTGCGCTTCGTGCTGGACAAGCTCGCCGCCAGCGAGCCGCTCGGGACGGCGGTGCTGATCCTGGTTGGTCTGGTGGTGGCGTCCGCGCTCTGCCAGGGCAGCGGCACCTTCCTCATGCAGCGCGCAGCGGAGGACGTCGTCCTCTCGACCCGCAAACGGCTCATCCGCAAGCTACTCAGTGTCGCCGTACCCGAGATGCGCAAGGCCGAGCCGGGCGACCTGATGGCTCGGGTCACCTCGGACACCGCGCTGATCCGACAGATCGCGCTCTCGTCGCTGGTCCAACTGGTCACCGGAACGGTGATGGTGGTGGGCGCGATCGTCCTGATGATCCTGCTCGACTGGGTGCTGTTCCTCGTGACCTTCGGTGTCGTGCTGGTTGTCGGACTGCTGATGGGCATCATCATGCCCCGCATCCGACGGTCTTCACAGCAGACGCAGAAGAACGTCGGCAAGATGGGCTCGGAGCTCGAGCGCGTCCTCGGCGCATACACGACCGTGAAGGCGTCCGCTGCGGAGGACGAGGAGCGCGAGCGGCTCGTCGACCGAATGGTCAAGGCGCACGACTCCGGCATCCGAACCGCGCTCTGGTCCTCGCTCGCAGCACTGACGTCGACACTCGCCATTCAGGCCTCCTTCCTCGCGGTGCTCGGATTCGGTGGCTACCGGGCGTCGACAGGTGCGATGGAGGTGCCGACCCTGATCGCGTTCTTGCTCTACGCGATGCAGCTCTCGGCGCCCGTACTTCAGCTCACCCAGGCAGTGAGCGTGTTCCAGAGCGGGCGTGCAGCGCTCGAGCGAATCGCCGAGGTCGACTCATTCGAGTCCGAGATGGACGCCGACCCGGGAGAGGCACCCGGCACCGCGGCGAATCTCGGCGCGGTCGACTGGGATCCGGCAGCGCAGTTCGAGCAGGTCACTTTCAGCTACCCCAACGCAGAGGCGCCGGCCCTCAGTGACTTCACGCTCACGATTCCCGAGCGCGGACTCACCGCGATCGTGGGTCCCTCGGGAAGCGGCAAGTCCAGCGTCCTCCGGCTCGTCGAGGGCTTCTATCCCCTCGATCACGGACGGGTGCGCGTCGGTGGTCGCGATGTCGTCGAGTGGGACCTCGACGAGCTGCGCAACGCGGTCGCATACGTCGAACAGGAGTCCCCGACCCCTGCCGCGGACGTCGCGGGGAACCTCACCTACGGCCTCGACGACGTCGACGAGCAGCACGCCCAAGAGGTTCTCGAGCGGGTCGGTCTGCGGGAAAGGTTCGCAGAGACCAAGGACCAGACCCTGGGGCATCGGGGAGCGACGCTGTCTGGCGGCGAGCGTCAACGGCTCGCCCTTGCGCGCGCTCTGCTGCGCCGTCCGCGACTGCTACTGCTCGATGAGGCGACGTCGGCGCTGGACGCGGCGAACGAGGCGATGATCCGTGACCTGGTCAACGACGTCGCGAGGGAGATCTCGGTCGTCGTTGTCGCCCACCGGCTGTCGACCATCCGCGATGCGGGGCAAATCATCGTCGTCGAGAACGGGAAGATCCGCGCCCACGGGACACATGAGCAGCTGCTCGCGGTCGATGTGCTGTACGCGAGCCTGGTGAGCGCTCAAGACACCCTCGGCGAGAACAGCTGA